The sequence CATTATTAGGTTGTCAATTTTTCCTCCAAAATATCCAGCAATTCCGCCTAAAGTTACGCCAAGTGTAAGTTGAAAGAACACTACAACAAATCCGATGGTAAGTGAAATTCTTCCGCCATACATAAGTCGTGTAAAAATATCTCGGCCATCTTTGTCTGTACCACACCAGTGAAGCGCTGAAGGTGCCTGCTTATTTGCGATGACAACGCCAGGTGCAGCGGGGTTATAGCCTTGCAAATTTTCGGTACTAAACTCCACCCCGTCTGTTGCTGTATAAAAAATTGTATATTCCCCATAAGGAGAAAATAATGGTCCAATAAACGAAAATATAAACATACCAACCAATATAATAACGCCAACGATAGCAAGTTTATTGCGCAAGAAGCGTTTAGTAACCAACTGACCGGGCGTCACTACTTTTTCTAAATTTATGCTTTCCTTTGCCATATTACTCCCTCCTTATTATTTTAAGCGTACACGTGGGTCAACAACGCCATAAAGGACGTCTGATACAAGCGTTCCGATAAGAGTCAATGTTGCCATAAATAAAGTAGAGCCCATTATATATGGAACGTCTCCGCTACGAAGCGCGGTCAATGCTGTGTTCCCAACACCATCGATTCCAAAGATTCCCTCTGTAATCATCGCGCCTGCAAATAACCCTGGGATCATTCCTCCTAAAATGGTAACTATTGGAATTAACGTATTTCTAAACGCATGTTTATATACAACTGTATTTTCGCTAAGTCCTTTTGCTCGTGCAGTTCTAATGTAATCTTCGTTTAACACTTCTAGCATGTTCGTGCGGCAATATCTCATAAGTCCACCGATTCCTAAAACGGTAAGAACCATAACAGGTAGAACAAAATGTTTTGCCATATCTAAAATTAACGCAAATCCTTCATAGTCCATACGCGCGGTTTCCATTCCAGAGAGAGGGAGAATGCCAAGCCATTGAGCAAATACTCTTTGTAAGATAGCTGCAAAGAAAAAGCTCGGAAGACTCATTCCCATCAATGCGACGGTGGTGACCGCATAATCTGTTTTGCTATATTTTTTAGTAGCAGAAATTACGCCTAACGGTATTGCTATTAGTATTTGTAAAATATAAGCTGGGAAAGACATCCAAAAAGAGTACCACATTTTGCTACTAATCACTTCTGCGACAGGCTTTTTCTCAACAAAAGAAGTTCCCAAATCGCCTTGAACAACGCCGCTGATCCATTTGGCGTAACCCTCTGGAATGCTATCATTTAGCCCATAAAGTTCGTTTAGGTTATCAATCATCTCTTGCGTCACTTCAGGATTTCCGTTTGTGATTGTCGATACATAATCTACAGGAGCGCTTCTAATCAAACAGTAGATGATAACAGAAACACCCAACAAGATGCCAAACCCGATACCAACACGTCTCACAATATATTGCCACATAACTTCTCCCCCTTTTTATATTACTTATTAATGCAGCAATTCAAATCACAGCATATGCTATAAGCTGAAGTGCCGCATCAACAATAAGGGCCACGGAATCAAACCGTGACCACTACAAAATTTATTTGACCATCTCTATATTTTGAAGCTCACTGTAGAAATTGTAATACGGAGTCATATCATCAGTAAGCGAATCTATATTAATCATTTCTGGGTTAAACACATACATATTTTTACGCTGATAAACAGGCATTTCCACTGCTTGATCCATTATAATATCCAAGGCTTGTTGATACAAATTTGTTCGAACTGCGACGTCGTTTGTGGAGCGTGCATCTACTATTATTTTGTCTAAGTCATCATTAAATATGGAGTAGTGATTTGATGGCCCTGTTGAGTGATATATTTGATACATATCGGGATCGGCTGTAGACCCCCAAGCTGCCACCCACATATCCCAGCCTTTTTGATTGAGAACATCGAAGAACAGAGATCCGTCGGTATCCGCTATTTCTAGAACTGCCCCCATGGCTTCTAGGTCGCTCTTCATTTGAGTTAAAACAGGTGCAGTTGGGTGATCCATCGTTCCGCCACCTGGAATCCCCACTTCTATACGCAGTTGTTTTCCATCTTTAACCAATTTTCCGTCTACTTCAGTATAACCCGCAGCCACGAAATATTCTTTTGCCTTCGCTACATCGTAACCATAATATTCTGTGGCATCTTGCGGATATGCCCAAGACACGGTGGACATCGGGCGTTCTATCACAGTAGCCAAGTCGCCGTAATATGACTCAACTGCAGGAGCACGATTCATAAGATGCATCAAACCTTTACGTACATTAATATCTGGTACACGCTCGGCATTGATTCCAATATAGCCATAGCCCAAGTTGTCTACTAGCTCATAGTGTAATCCCGCTTCTTCGACATTGGCAACCATCTCTGGAGATGCTGATGGATCGGATAAATCCACCTGCTGGCTTCTAACGGCCTCAAACATATTTGCTTGATCTATTACCTGAAACTTCAACTTGTCTAATTTAGGTGCACCAAAGAAATAGTTTGGATTGTTTACTAAGTTAACAACGTTGTTTGCAAAGCTGTCAAAAATAAATGGCCCTGCACCCAACGGAGCTTCGTTTTTAAGTTTTACTCCTGATAAATCGCCTTTTTTGAAAGTGGTTCCATAATAGTGTTCTGGTGTTACAGATATAGCAAACTTGTAAATAGCTGCAGGATCGATGCCATCAATGGTAACTTGAACAGTTTTGTCGTCTAATTTTTTGATACCCGCAATTTCAGTTGCGTCGCCCTCTTTATAGTCTGCAAGGCCCACAATAGGCAACGTGTTTAGCGTCGACATTCCGTCATAAGTTGGATCTAGTAGTACCAAAAAATTGAACATCACATCGTCCGCAGTCATAGGCTCGCCATCGCTAAATTTGATGCCGTCTTGTAATGTAAAAGTATATACAGTTTGTAGGTCGCCAGAATCTGTCGTTGTTTCTTCTATATTAAAAGTTGCGGCTTCTGGAACAACTTGTCCCAAGCGATCTTGCCCTAACAATCCCATATGCACACGACCATTAATGACGTCGTCATACGCAGTAGTATAGAAGAAAGGGCTAAATACTCCGTTTAAGTCACCAACAGCAAAAACGCTAGTTCCAAACGCTCCAGATTCAGTTGCATCTGTATTTGGTGTCGCATCTTCGGAGCCACCACAACCTATTAAAGCAATAGTAGAAAATCCAGCAATCAGAGATAGTGTTGTAATTTTTTTTGAAAATTTTATCATAGTAATCTCTCCTTTTTTTGTTTAGTGACTTATATGAATTATATGGCTCTTTCAAAAGTTGTAGCATTTATGTAAATATATAATAACACTTAGTTAATTGTTTTGCAATATGATATTTTTGGTAAAAAGTACTTGCGTTTAAAGCTAAACCCAAATATGCGCATGCTAATTCTATAAAAAAACATAATTATTACATAATTTGTTGGTCATTATTTTAAATTGCTGCTAACAAAAAATACATAATCAATATTTTAATGTAAAAACTAGTAGCAAACGAAAAAAATTTTATAAGTTTGGTTGAAAATCGAATTTTGTGGCAATATTATTTATAATGATTGTGAAGGTGGAATGAAGATGAACCCATTTAAGATAAACCTATTTAAAAATAAACGACAAAATACACGATCAAACGAGAAGTCAGAATTTGTGACTTTGGGATCGCAATTAAATGAAGATAAAATTAAACAAGATTATGATTTCTTTAACCACTATTTTGATGCGCAGCTTATTGATTTGTATAACTATCAGAAACTAAAATAGTCTGTGCTAATATGCAACAGACCAGATCTCGTTCTTATCGTTTTTAATTATTTAACGAACTCAATTTGCTGATGGCAAAGGCAACCTCGGCTCTAGTAGCATACTCAGTAGGCTCAAGCTTGTGATCTCGACCCAACAAAATTTCGTTATTTATAGCCCATTTTACTGCTAATAGAGCCCAGCTACTCACGTCGTTTGCATCTGCGTAGCCCGAAATATCAGCCAACTGTGTAGTAAAAATATTCGCCGTCTTGGCAAAATTAAATAGCACCACTGCTAGTTGCTCTCGCGAAATGTTACAGTCTGGACGAAAAGTCCCGTCGGCATAGCCGCTGTAAATTCCCGAATCGACCGCCCATTTTATCGCATATGCATATTCCTCATCCGATCCAATATCGCTAAATGTCTCAACATCGCTCATATTATCCGAATGCTCCAAATCGGCAAACGCATACATCACTGTCGCAAAAGATGCTCGAGATATTGGCGATAAAGGGGCGTTTATATTCACGAATGAATTGCTCATATTTGTAGTTGCTACTTCCTCGAGGGCACCATTATCTAATGCAACAGCCACCCCATCCGCAATTTCTGAAGTATTTGATTGACAGTTTGCCAAGTAAGTTTGTTGCTCGAATTTTGCAATTGCATTTTTTAGAGCCAATACTTCTCCTTCAACCACGGCCTCGCTTTTGGGTGAGGCAATTACCGCTTCTGCTATAGCGATCGCCTTCTCCAATTCCTGATGCGCGTCATGGCAATGCGTATCCTGATCGAGTGCGCGGCTTTTTATCGCAACAGCGTTCGCAACCTCGGTTATAAGCGGCGTCGCATCAACAAAAGCTCCAACTTGTAATGTATTTTCAAACAGCGCAATTGCATTTTTTAGAGCCAATACTTCTCCTTCAACCACGGCCTCGCTTTTGGGTGAGGCAATTACCGCTTCTGCTATAGCGATCGCCTTCTCCAATTCCTGATGCGCGTCATGGCAATGCGTATCCTGATCGAGTGCGCGGCTTTTTATCGCAACAGCGTTCGCAACTTCAGTTATAAGCGGCGTCGCATCAACAAAAGCTCCAACTTGTAATGTATTTTCAAACAGCGCAATTGCATTTTTTAGAGCCAATACTTCTCCTTCAACCACGGCCTCGCTTTTGGGTGAAGCAATTACCGCTTCTGCTATAGCGATCGCCTTCTCCAATTCCTGATGCGCGTCATGGCAATGCGTATCCTGATCGAGTGCGCGACTTTTTATCGCAACAGCGTTCGCAACCTCGGTTATAAGCGGCGTCGCATCAACAAAAGCTCCAACTTGTAATGTATTTTCAAACAGCGCAATTGCATTTTTTAGAGCCAATACTTCTCCTTCAACCACGGCCTCGCTTTTGGGTGAAGCAATTACCGCTTCTGCTATAGCGATCGCCTTCTCCAATTCCTGATGTGCGTCATGGCAATGCGTATCCTGATCGAGTGCGCGACTTTTTATCGCAACAGCGTTCGCAACCTCGGTTATAAGCGGCGTCGCATCAACAAAAGCTCCAACTTGTAATGTATTTTCAAACAGCGCAATTGCATTTTTTAGAGCCAATACTTCTCCTTCAACCACGGCCTCGCTTTTGGGTGAGCAATTACCGCTTCTGCTATAGCGATCGCCTTCTCCAATTCCTGATGCGCGTCATGGCAATGCGTATCCTGATCGAGTACGCGGCTTTTTGTCGCAACAGCGTTCGCAACCTCGGTTATAAGCGGCGTCGCATCAACAAAAGCTCCAACTTGTAGTCTACTTTCAAACATCGTAATTGCATTTTGAAGCATCAACAAAGCGGCTTCAATTAAGCCCTCATTTTTGGAATTGTGAACAACTGCGGATGCGGCAGCGATGGAGTCTGTAAGCTTTGCCATTTGCCGCGGATCAACAAATTTGACACCTTTAGTGATTTGATCAGGAGCGTTTTCAGATACTACGATACTATCTCGAAGCGTCTTTGCTTTTCTGATCTCGGTCTGAAGAACTGCCTTATCGATAAATGTGCCCACTTGAACTTCGCTCTCAAATACAGCCGTGGCAGATTGTAGTGATTCGATCGTGGTCGCAATTAGTTGATTGGGGGTTGCGAAATCATTTTTTTTTTCGATTTCCTTTGCAACACTTTTGGCCTCGGCTATTGCCGTATCTAAATTTTTCATCTTCTGATTAGAGATAAATTTTACACCAATAGCAACTTCAGAAAATTCACGGTTGTCAATCTGTACATCATTTTTGACCAAAGTAGTTTTTCCGATTTGGGCAATTAAATTTGAGGTATCCACAAATTCTCCGGTTTGGATTGCCTCTTTAAAATTGGCAACGGCTTGGTCTAAATTGTATGCTACACTATCAATTTCTGCAGTGTTTTTGGGCGATATCAATGTCGACTCTGCCTTCGCAATGGCTTTTTCCAAATTTTTCATATCGGCGCTGCGTACAAAAGGTACACCAAAATCGATCTCTTCTTTATTACTATCTCTAACTAAGATCCAGTCATCTGCAAATTTAGCCGCCTCAATGCTTGCCACCAAATTTGCTAATTCTAAAAAACGGCCGACTTTCACCTCTCTTTCAAAAACTTTGATAGCTTTGGCAAGTGTCGCCGTAGCTTTTGTAACGTCAGAATCGCTTTCGGAGTTTTCGACAGCCCACCGAGCAGCCCCTATGGCATCGGCGAAAGTTTGCATTTGCGTCGTCGAGACAAATTTTGTGCCATGAGCAATTCCGCCAGCCGATTTATCAGTTGCCAATATTCCCGCCATCGCTTGGTGAGCTTCCTTAATTTTAGCAGTCAAAGCACTGGTATTAACTGCAGAAACAAACGTCCCCTGTTTGATCAAATCTTGAAAAATATCTACGGCAGATTTTAAATCGATTGTCGCGATAGCCACGGTGCGATCATTTTCAGGATTTTCTACGACTTCGTTAGCTCTGGCAATCGCAGTGTCCAAAGCCATCATTTCTTGAAGCGATACAAACGAAATTCCCTTTGCAATGCTGGAAGAATCTTTGTCGACTGCAACAATGCCAATCCTTGCATCGTTAGCTTTTTCGATAGCTTTTAGAAGAGTAGACGTATCGACGAACGTCCCATTCTTTGCGGCGGCTTTGAATGTATCATAAGCAAATTCTAAGCTGGCTTGAGCGGCCGCAATTTCGGCAACAGAAGCAGGATTCTTTGCAACTTTGCGAGCAGAATCAAGAGCAATATTAATGGCCGTCAAATCATTTGGAGTAACGAATAACACACCTTTATCGACCTTGTTTGCTGGCTTGTCAATCACTCCAATATTTTTACTAAGCTGAGTGATTTCTTTTATCTGGTCCCACAGCTGCGATGTATCCATCAGTCCAACTTTGGTGAGATTTTTGAACGTAATAGTCGCATCAGAAAGCTTTGCTATTTCGTCATCTACTGCAGAAAGGCTAGGCGGGGAATCGGCAATATCGCGTGCCGAAAAAATTGCGTTATCCAAAGCTTCGAGCTCAGCTGGGGTTACAAACCAGATTCCTTTGTAGACCTCTGTAGCTAATTTGTCAATAATTTCCAAGTCGACTTTTGCTTCGAGCGCGGCGTTAATGGCATATTCAAGAGGCATAACATCGATAAATGTCCCCACCTTGATGCTATTTTGTAAGTTTTTCATGGCTCGATGAATGTCGGTCAAAGCCGAACCCACCATTTCAAGATCGAGAGGTGCTGCGGCAATTGAGCGAACCCTTGACAAAACTGCATCAAAATTTTCGTACTGTTTGCCGTTTATAAATTTGAGACCTTGACGCACGTTTTCCTCTTTTTCATTATCAACAACGACAACCTCGCCTAACATTGCCTCAAAATCTACGATGGCTTCCTTAAGCGCTTCAACGTCCACAAGAGATCCAGTCTGAATAGAATTTTTAAACTTAACTACGGCAAGCTGCAACTCAATTACTTCGTTGGCAACGAGCTTTGGAGTTACGATGTCCTTGCTCATAACCGAAATGGCATTTGGAGCAGAGGCCAAATCCGCTACAACTTCAGGTGTGAGCATCGCAGAAACTGCACATTCGGCTTCTGCAAAATTTGGTATCAACGGAGCTATAAATTTGTCATTTGCAGACTCGGTAAATATCAAATATTGATCTTCCTCAAAAACAGCCATAGTTGGAATGGGCTCAGAAATTTGCAATTTAACTCGTTCGACCATATGCTGCGCTTTCGCAATATCTTTATCAAATGCGGCCGAGTCGGCAGTGGAAACAAATCGAATGCCCTTTGGCACTTCAGTCGCATTTGCGTCGATAATTTTTATTCCAAACTTAACGGTCTGCGCACGATCAATTTCGGCGATCAACGGTGCCGCGTCAACGAAAGATCCTATTTCCAATGCATCAGAAAACTCGGCTATAGCTTGTCTCAAATTTGAAATTGCAGTAGATACAAGCATCGGGGTTATAACATTATCAACATTTCCAGCATCCGCAATTCCAATAATTTCATCGGCAGCGGCCATAGATTTTTCAAACATCGCGAAAACATCAGGATCAACGAAGCGAGTTCCTTGAAGCACTTTTGTCGCCTCGGCACGCATCGGCTTAACATCGGTCACTGCCCGACGCGCATTTTTTATCTCATCTCGAAGTTTGGTCGTATCCACAAAAGTTCCGGTTTGGATAGATTTACCAAAGGAATTTGTCTCTTGGCGAAGGCTATCAACCGATTGCGCAACGATAGCCGTGGTGATGGCGTTTTGTGACTTTTGCGCTTCCTCCACGATCGCTTGAGCGGCCGCTATATTGGCAGATAATTCTTTAGCTTGTACCAACGGAGCAAACCTAACTCCCTGAGCAACTTCTTCCGCAGAATTATCTATGATGGCAATATCAGCCTGTAAATCTTGAGCAATTTCAATTTGCTTTCTCAAAGAGCTGGTATCTACAAAAGTTCCTATTTGAATTGAGTTCTCAAATTTTTCGACGGCATCGATTAAATTTTCAACAGCATCTACTTCGACATCGGATTCCACTTCTAGTATGCTTATAGCTTTGGCTGCTGTTATAGAAGCATCTAAAGTCGCAAAGGCCGTGCTAGAAACGAATCGAATTCCGAAAGGTACTTTGTCGGCAGTTGCATCGATAACTTCTACATCATCTCGAGCGATGATCGCTTGCTCAATCTGTTCCGATAATGACCTAAGATTTTCGTACTTGCCGTGTCGAATTGCTTTGTTGTAAGTTTTTATAGCCTTCTGTAGATTTGCAGTGGCAATAGAAACGGTCTGAGCCGTCACCGTGTTTTCGGAATTGCCTTCAGCGACGGTGCTGATTATTGCGCGCGCTGCAGCTAAATTGTCATTGAGCTTTTTGGCAGCAGCAGACGAGATGAACGCAGTGCCTTTTGGTATCTCAGATTCGGTAGCATCTCTAACGGTAATGCCAACCTGGCTGGCAAGTGCGTTATCTATGGCTGCCACAAGTTTGGACGTATCAATCAAAGTGCCTTCCAAAATTTTGTCGCTGAAATTGATTGTGGCTTCGCGTAAATTAAATATCATCGCCGCGATGTCGACGTCTGTTTCCTCTTCGGCCTTTATAGAATCAACAAATGCCTGAACTTTTTCTATAATGGTATCATACTCTTGTGCAGCCTGAAATGAAACAAATCGAATCCCCTGATCTACCAAAGTTGGGTCTTCTGTCATAATAATAACGTTTTTACGAATATCTAACGCATCGGCTAGGGCATCCTCCAGTTCCGCAAGATCCACGCTTTCCTGAATTGCTGTGCTCAAAGCATCAAAGGTATTGCTAATAATAGGAATCTGAAATTCTGGCTCTGGAATTTGGCTAAATTCAAAAAACTCCATCAATTTGGTTTGTTTGGCAATCTTTTTCGAATTGGTCGCGACCTCCAAATCAGCATAGGGCTCCTCAATAATCGGAATCTCAAATGATGGCTCTGGGATATCAATGTCTGCTAATACTTCGGGCATACTGAAAAATAACTCCTTTGTAAACTGATTTATCTCACTTTCAGAAACAGTCGTGTCTTCTAAATCACTTCTCACTGTTGCTTGTATGTACGAGGGGAAGTAATTTGTGTATGTCATGGATGCTAATAGAAGAGAAATTACTTTTTGTGAGTTCATTATATATGTTGCTACGATTTGCAGTAGCTCCTCCTTATTAAATTTATGCTTATGATGTTCATATTCTAATATATCTACACAAAAATCTAAGTGAAAATAGTAGACTCACGCTCTGTCAGATTTCATCTTTGGTAATAAAACAACGAAAAATCTCTATGAACATGGGCTATCTAAGAGACTTTTGGCGACAAGGCAACTTCCGATGACAAGAGCTGTAAGCTACGTATTCACTGTTAGTATGCTCAGATTTTGGCATATTATACCTAATATTTCGTAAATAATTCCATAAATATTTTTTCTAACAATTATCTCGACCATTAAATTGAACTGGAATGCTTATGGTTATCACATCTGCAGCTGGCACATCAATATCCGATATGACAAGCATTGAATCGCAATAATCTACCGTAGCTTCAAATTCGTCGCCCGCCAAATCGGTGATGGTTATTTCTCCATTTAAAACAAATCCCTCAACAAATTTATTCGAAATCGTCACATTGTTAATCGTTGGAGCGTAAATCGGAAAGCTGGCCGTTCCCAAATTTGGTGACGCAAGACTTATGATATATTCGAACTCGTTTTGCGCCGCCGTCGTTATTGAAAATTCCGAGCTAAGTCTAATAGGCAATGCTTCTTCGTCAGATTTACCCTGGATTTGCAACGTGATACTAGGCTTAAACTGTTGCGTTATCGACGTCGTTTTGGGCAGTTCCATAACCGTCACTTGATTCGCAGTTTCGGGAATCGCCGACGCGGTCGTGACCCGATTTGCGGTATCTTTTTCGTTCAATATGGCTCGCAACTTTTGTGCAGCAATCTGAGACCCACCCTCGGCAATCGATTTCTCCACCACTGCGTGTAATTTTTCTATCGAAACTTCCGACAGTCCACCAGCTGCTTTGATTATAGATTGTAATTTTTTTACTGAGCTATCAGACACACCGGCACTTTTCGGCGTTCCAGACGGCAAAAATTTTTCTGTAGCCGAAGACGCAATTTTAAAACTTTCGATCGGTGACGCATTTTTTAAACTAGTAGCGGCTAATGATGTCTTTAATTTCTCTGCCAACGAGGACGAGCTAAATAATTCATCAGTTAATGCCGTCTTCAAGGCTGGGTTGGATGCCGAAAGTGCCTCTGTGACAATAGTTTTAAGGAGCTCTTGCAAAGGAACATCTGGCGAGTTTGCCGATCGTGAGTCTGCTGATGTAGCTGTTGAGTTTGCCGATCGTGAGTCTGCTGATGTAGCTGTTGAGTTTGCCGATGTGAGTTCGCTGATGTATCTGTTGAGTTTGCCGATCGTGAGTCTGCGGATGTAGCTGTTGAGTTTACCGATCG is a genomic window of Candidatus Epulonipiscium viviparus containing:
- a CDS encoding ABC transporter permease; translated protein: MWQYIVRRVGIGFGILLGVSVIIYCLIRSAPVDYVSTITNGNPEVTQEMIDNLNELYGLNDSIPEGYAKWISGVVQGDLGTSFVEKKPVAEVISSKMWYSFWMSFPAYILQILIAIPLGVISATKKYSKTDYAVTTVALMGMSLPSFFFAAILQRVFAQWLGILPLSGMETARMDYEGFALILDMAKHFVLPVMVLTVLGIGGLMRYCRTNMLEVLNEDYIRTARAKGLSENTVVYKHAFRNTLIPIVTILGGMIPGLFAGAMITEGIFGIDGVGNTALTALRSGDVPYIMGSTLFMATLTLIGTLVSDVLYGVVDPRVRLK
- a CDS encoding ABC transporter substrate-binding protein, translated to MIKFSKKITTLSLIAGFSTIALIGCGGSEDATPNTDATESGAFGTSVFAVGDLNGVFSPFFYTTAYDDVINGRVHMGLLGQDRLGQVVPEAATFNIEETTTDSGDLQTVYTFTLQDGIKFSDGEPMTADDVMFNFLVLLDPTYDGMSTLNTLPIVGLADYKEGDATEIAGIKKLDDKTVQVTIDGIDPAAIYKFAISVTPEHYYGTTFKKGDLSGVKLKNEAPLGAGPFIFDSFANNVVNLVNNPNYFFGAPKLDKLKFQVIDQANMFEAVRSQQVDLSDPSASPEMVANVEEAGLHYELVDNLGYGYIGINAERVPDINVRKGLMHLMNRAPAVESYYGDLATVIERPMSTVSWAYPQDATEYYGYDVAKAKEYFVAAGYTEVDGKLVKDGKQLRIEVGIPGGGTMDHPTAPVLTQMKSDLEAMGAVLEIADTDGSLFFDVLNQKGWDMWVAAWGSTADPDMYQIYHSTGPSNHYSIFNDDLDKIIVDARSTNDVAVRTNLYQQALDIIMDQAVEMPVYQRKNMYVFNPEMINIDSLTDDMTPYYNFYSELQNIEMVK
- a CDS encoding S-layer homology domain-containing protein, giving the protein MALKNAIALFENTLQVGAFVDATPLITEVANAVAIKSRALDQDTHCHDAHQELEKAIAIAEAVIASPKSEAVVEGEVLALKNAIALFENTLQVGAFVDATPLITEVANAVAIKSRALDQDTHCHDAHQELEKAIAIAEAVIASPKSEAVVEGEVLALKNAIALFENTLQVGAFVDATPLITEVANAVAIKSRALDQDTHCHDAHQELEKAIAIAEAVIASPKSEAVVEGEVLALKNAIALFENTLQVGAFVDATPLITEVANAVAIKSRALDQDTHCHDAHQELEKAIAIAEAVIASPKSEAVVEGEVLALKNAIAKFEQQTYLANCQSNTSEIADGVAVALDNGALEEVATTNMSNSFVNINAPLSPISRASFATVMYAFADLEHSDNMSDVETFSDIGSDEEYAYAIKWAVDSGIYSGYADGTFRPDCNISREQLAVVLFNFAKTANIFTTQLADISGYADANDVSSWALLAVKWAINNEILLGRDHKLEPTEYATRAEVAFAISKLSSLNN